Genomic segment of Leptospira kanakyensis:
TCCACCATTTCGATCGTCCATCCTTGCTGAGACAAATCGGCAAAAATTGCATTCCTGTTCCAACGCACTTGATTGGTTGGATTCTGGTGTTCATGATCCAAACCCAGCGCATGACCGAATTCATGTAATATTGTGGCTTCATCTACCCATTCGAGATTCATCGTTCGTTCATTCTGCTTATAATATTCTGCCTCTTTGCCTATCGCCGAATTAGCACCGGCACCACGCACAAAATCAATTCGTATATTGGATTTTTGCCCACGGAGCTCCTTTACAGAATCGAAAAATTCAAAAGTCAGATTCGCATAACGCGTCCATTCGATGGCAGTGCTTCGCACCATCTGCCGCTCGGCATTCGTACCACCTAGAAAAAGGATACGTATGGTCTGGCCGTTTTTCCAGCGAGTGCCTTTGACTTCAACAGAGCGTGCCCTAACTGTTGGTTGCACGGGTGGTTTCACAAAGCTCATTCGTTTGCCACCCTGGCTTGGAGAAATGGCGGTGCCGCAGATGATCAGGCAGACAAAAAATATGATGGCAACGTTTTTCATAGTAATCCTACTTTTTCGGACAGCAAATTAAGCGATTCGCTTTGCGTAGAATTTTTTATAATCAATCCTAGAAGTAAAGCCTAAAGCATCAGAATAGATTCACTTCCGATGATAAAAGATTATTGACGGAGAGTCTGAAATCGCTCTGATGCGGTATGATCCTTCGATTTTTTTTATTTACCGTTGCCATTTTCATTTGCACGCAATGTGCATCACTTGATCTCGCGGGAAAAAGTTATGCGGGTAAACCGACAGAACGTATACAGAAACGGGGAATCATAGGTGCGGGGCAAGCAGGAAGACTCGATTTTACGACGGAACAAGTGACCTATATTTTACCCGGCTCCGACCTGAAAGGCATCGGCACCTATACCGTTTCAGCCGATAAGGTTACGATCCATGATACCACTGGGAACGATCATAATTTTACAATTAAAGAGGATGGTAAAATCTTACAATGGAAGGGCGTCGATCTTCGCCGCACAGATTTTCCCTGGCCCTGATAAAGTAAAACTTTCGTTTTATAGGTGTTAGCAGAAGGTTAAAAATCGAACTGAATTAAACGCTCAATAGAACAGCCCAGATAGTCGAAATCAAAATGACCCGAGGTCACCGTTTTAAACGTTATTTCTAAGGTTTTGGAACGTTATTGACGGTGTTTTGGAAATTTTTTTCTGTTGGAGGTGAATTTCGGCTAGAATGCAATCCCGAATTCCCAATTCACTGTATTTCAATCGAATCCAATTTGGATACAATGAACCATGCGAAACTCTAATCAATATTTCCATTACCTTTCCCTCATTCTTATTTTTTCATTTCAGTTTTGTATCTTGTTACCTAACAATGGTTCCAACCCCAATGCCATCATGGCTCTTCTTCTCGGATTGGGAGGACGTTCATCCACACCAGTCAATATGGATCCTGGAACTGTAGTCGACTTATCAGGTAACGGCTCGTTCGAAGGAACACTTGTCGATTCTGACGGGAATGGTATATCCGACGGCATTGCTCTCACGGGCATTGGTGTTCCAAACTTGATACTCATCGATACCAATGCAGATAGTATTCCTGATGCTGTGGATACAAATGGGGACGGAGTTGCTGATTATTACATCAATCCAACACCTCCCGCTTTTCTTACAACTGGGCCTGGGGGATCAGGAAGTCCAGTTGTTGCAATCGTAGACTCAAGTGGAAATCTCATTGGTTTTGATACAGACGGTGATGGAACGGCAAATGATACTTTGGTGGCACAAATCCTTGGTGATACAGCACCACCCACCATCACAAGCTCCTTGTCATCAGGAACTTATTCAACATCACAAACGACAACTTTAACTTGCACTGACAATTTTGCCCCCGGAAACATTATTTATACGTTAGATGGATCCACACCTAACTTTCAAACGAAAGAAGGAACCATTCTTTCTCCACCATCCAAAACCGTTAGCCTTTCCTTTGAAGGCAGTCGAACTTTAACAGCCTTTTGTCGAGACCTGAATGGCAATTTATCCTCAACAATTCAAATCAATTATACAGTTGATTCTTCGGTACCTGCTTTAACTTTAGTGAGTCAAACATCATTGGCAGTGAGTTCATCGGGTACTGGCATTCAATCTTCCACTGCAACCTGGCAAACAAATCGTTCTGGTTCCTACGCAATTTACGAAGGTAGTTCCTGTTCTGGAACAAACATCACAACTGGGTCAGCTTCCGCCAATCAGAACATAACATTCGTTCGTTCTTACACTAATTTTTCTGGTGAAGGAACAAAATCCTATAGGATCTGTGTGACTGGATCAAATGGATTGGTAGGATTTGTATCATTTTCTCTGCAAAGGGATGACACAGCACCAGTGATATCCACATCTCCTAGTGCTGGTAATTATAGTTCTGCTACTTCAGTGACAGCTAGCTGTACTGATGTTGGTGGATCTGGTTGTGAAAAAATCGCTTACACGACCCAAGCGGGAAGCGCACCTTCCAATCCCGGCATCCAAGGACCAACAGGAAACATTACGAATGGTGTATTGTATAACTCAGCAATCGATATGTCCGATGCTTCCGTAACTTATACTAAGTTTGTGGCCCGTGACAATGCTGGGAACCTATCATCGATCCATTCACAAACTTTCACAGTCGATAC
This window contains:
- a CDS encoding chitobiase/beta-hexosaminidase C-terminal domain-containing protein, which translates into the protein MRNSNQYFHYLSLILIFSFQFCILLPNNGSNPNAIMALLLGLGGRSSTPVNMDPGTVVDLSGNGSFEGTLVDSDGNGISDGIALTGIGVPNLILIDTNADSIPDAVDTNGDGVADYYINPTPPAFLTTGPGGSGSPVVAIVDSSGNLIGFDTDGDGTANDTLVAQILGDTAPPTITSSLSSGTYSTSQTTTLTCTDNFAPGNIIYTLDGSTPNFQTKEGTILSPPSKTVSLSFEGSRTLTAFCRDLNGNLSSTIQINYTVDSSVPALTLVSQTSLAVSSSGTGIQSSTATWQTNRSGSYAIYEGSSCSGTNITTGSASANQNITFVRSYTNFSGEGTKSYRICVTGSNGLVGFVSFSLQRDDTAPVISTSPSAGNYSSATSVTASCTDVGGSGCEKIAYTTQAGSAPSNPGIQGPTGNITNGVLYNSAIDMSDASVTYTKFVARDNAGNLSSIHSQTFTVDTQVATITVNSFTSAINGSSNVNLNWQSSKVGTYQIRIGGSSCSTGTELSNGSGNSNVSGSALVATDISSTITNTHFIEGENTIRICVSNLIGSFGFTTRTTNKDTIAPNVSITSPSGSGPFPSGTQIQLSCSDTGGTGCDKIIYTLNGTDPTFDSNGAVTNGSIYSSAFALSNGNIQIKYRAIDLAKNNSSVITQNIYVGPPVISSVGVGTAQLTVNFSTVTGATGYKVYYSSSSGVTNSNSSVSGTSSPIVLTGLNNDTTYYIRIALTASYGESDLGSETYQTPSNLPLVESCILQWPSTLTLTRNTTANISNAIYVQFYHTNITNIFPQVADSRVQLQVGYGPSNSNPMTEPQNWTFFSASYNSSCLSCGNNHEYYSLITAPSNPGTYKYVGRLKITGVARETYCDLDGYGGYSGLTFSTSQLGTLTVQ
- a CDS encoding M12 family metallopeptidase, translating into MKNVAIIFFVCLIICGTAISPSQGGKRMSFVKPPVQPTVRARSVEVKGTRWKNGQTIRILFLGGTNAERQMVRSTAIEWTRYANLTFEFFDSVKELRGQKSNIRIDFVRGAGANSAIGKEAEYYKQNERTMNLEWVDEATILHEFGHALGLDHEHQNPTNQVRWNRNAIFADLSQQGWTIEMVDDFIIKPHDRNRVNFSQYDPQSIMVYSYPDFWTLDGSSVDLNVELSEMDKINIAKMYPGKTSVIEGHQTPITPATQAPTISGVSEIKCQNLAKTPSKVLGGSSFSVENHTEDVLTLYWLNAGKKIKYATIHPDSTHEQETYIGHLWVIDVHSQCKLAFTTNSKSKGKVVLGKPD